In Corynebacterium nuruki S6-4, the following proteins share a genomic window:
- a CDS encoding MFS transporter, which yields MSVPPALKAVLADTAPLQSPDFRRLWTANIVTVIGAQLNVIVVPLQIYSITGSSAYVGLTGAFGLVPLVIFGLYGGALSDRMDRRKLLLITTIGMIASALAFWAQAASGLDNVWLLLSVFAVQQAFFAVNQPTRTAVTARIVPEGTIAAATSLNMTVSQAGAIVGPMLGGLLVPVTGYAWLYLIDALCLLTTLWAVVRLPALPPLEPAPGAGAAVAEKPQGGFRSVIDGFVYLWAMPLLLMSFLFDIIAMAFGMPRVLIPEISTVDLGEPGDGGLFYGLLMAAVPAGAVLGGIFSGAVTRARWQGLGIVVSVLCWGLAIVVMGLAVTLADGKAGLWAWIAVISFVIGGTADMFSSVQRGAMLQEAADDRMRGRLQGVFTIVVAGGPRLADMLHGWVGSWLGAGPATLLGGILVIVGTLVAVAVVPAFLKYQPPRFATVSAATDIPAKEE from the coding sequence ATGAGCGTTCCCCCGGCCCTGAAGGCCGTTCTCGCGGACACGGCGCCGCTGCAGTCCCCGGACTTCCGGCGACTGTGGACGGCCAACATCGTCACCGTCATCGGGGCGCAACTCAACGTCATCGTCGTCCCGCTGCAGATCTACTCGATCACCGGGAGCTCCGCCTATGTCGGGCTCACCGGCGCGTTCGGCCTCGTCCCGCTCGTCATCTTCGGGCTCTACGGCGGTGCCCTGTCCGACCGGATGGACCGGCGGAAACTCCTGCTGATCACCACGATCGGCATGATCGCCAGCGCCCTGGCCTTCTGGGCCCAGGCGGCGTCCGGTCTGGACAACGTCTGGCTGCTGCTCAGCGTCTTCGCCGTCCAACAGGCCTTCTTCGCCGTCAACCAGCCGACCCGCACCGCAGTGACCGCCCGCATCGTCCCGGAGGGCACGATCGCGGCCGCCACCTCGCTGAACATGACCGTCAGCCAGGCCGGCGCGATCGTCGGCCCGATGCTCGGCGGGCTGCTCGTCCCGGTCACCGGCTACGCCTGGCTGTACCTCATCGACGCGCTCTGCCTGCTCACCACCCTGTGGGCGGTGGTCCGCCTGCCGGCGCTGCCGCCGCTCGAACCGGCGCCCGGGGCCGGTGCGGCGGTGGCGGAGAAACCGCAGGGCGGGTTCCGGAGCGTCATCGACGGCTTCGTCTACCTGTGGGCGATGCCGCTGCTGCTCATGAGCTTCCTCTTCGACATCATCGCCATGGCCTTCGGCATGCCCCGCGTGCTGATCCCGGAGATCTCGACCGTCGACCTCGGCGAGCCTGGCGACGGCGGCCTGTTCTACGGACTGCTCATGGCGGCCGTCCCCGCCGGTGCCGTGCTCGGCGGCATCTTCTCCGGTGCGGTGACCCGCGCCCGATGGCAGGGACTGGGCATCGTCGTCAGCGTGCTCTGCTGGGGCCTGGCGATCGTCGTCATGGGTCTGGCGGTGACCCTCGCCGACGGGAAGGCGGGCCTGTGGGCCTGGATCGCGGTCATCAGCTTCGTCATCGGCGGCACCGCCGACATGTTCTCCTCGGTGCAGCGCGGTGCGATGCTCCAGGAGGCGGCCGACGACCGGATGCGCGGTCGGCTGCAGGGCGTGTTCACCATCGTCGTGGCCGGCGGTCCGCGGCTCGCGGACATGCTGCACGGATGGGTGGGGTCCTGGCTCGGAGCGGGCCCGGCCACCCTCCTGGGTGGCATCCTGGTGATCGTGGGGACACTGGTCGCGGTGGCGGTCGTACCGGCATTCCTGAAGTACCAGCCGCCGCGGTTCGCCACCGTCTCCGCTGCCACCGATATTCCTGCGAAGGAGGAATGA
- a CDS encoding vitamin K epoxide reductase family protein has product METVQESAHGTGRAGRRVPGQWGGSRVLAGWFVVAGVIGLFMSGLIMYDKIQLMQDSGFVPSCTINDVVSCTDVMNSDQASVFGFPNPFIGLVGFGIVLCIGAALFAGATFRNWFWYGFLAGLVLAVVFVHWLAYEAVYSIQALCPYCMVVWAITLPLFLTVLLHITGERRRDALAAAGVDDGAPEAQVAASARLMPVLVLVVWYLAFVVLIFEQFVWS; this is encoded by the coding sequence GTGGAGACAGTACAGGAATCAGCGCACGGCACCGGGCGTGCGGGACGACGTGTGCCGGGACAGTGGGGAGGTTCCCGGGTCCTGGCCGGCTGGTTCGTGGTGGCCGGTGTCATCGGGCTGTTCATGTCGGGCCTCATCATGTACGACAAGATCCAGCTCATGCAGGACTCGGGTTTCGTCCCCTCCTGCACCATCAATGACGTCGTCTCATGCACCGATGTCATGAACTCCGACCAGGCGTCCGTCTTCGGGTTCCCCAACCCGTTCATCGGACTGGTCGGCTTCGGCATCGTGCTGTGCATCGGCGCCGCATTGTTCGCCGGCGCGACCTTCCGGAACTGGTTCTGGTACGGCTTCCTCGCCGGACTGGTGCTGGCCGTGGTGTTCGTCCACTGGCTCGCCTACGAGGCGGTCTACTCGATCCAGGCGCTGTGCCCGTACTGCATGGTGGTCTGGGCGATCACGCTCCCGCTGTTCCTCACGGTGCTGCTGCACATCACCGGCGAACGCCGGCGGGACGCCCTGGCCGCCGCCGGGGTGGATGACGGGGCCCCGGAGGCTCAGGTCGCGGCGTCCGCCCGCCTCATGCCCGTCCTCGTGCTGGTCGTCTGGTATCTCGCCTTCGTGGTCCTGATCTTCGAGCAGTTCGTCTGGAGCTGA
- a CDS encoding CstA-like transporter-associated (seleno)protein, with the protein MGAGPGRRLLGVRDYLEGLLGGGQYRNYLAWHRRTQPGGDPMSEREYWRHRYAHEDAHPEGRCC; encoded by the coding sequence ATGGGCGCCGGACCGGGGCGGCGGCTGCTCGGCGTCCGCGATTACCTCGAGGGTCTGCTGGGCGGCGGTCAGTACCGCAACTACCTCGCCTGGCACCGGCGTACCCAGCCCGGGGGCGACCCCATGAGCGAACGCGAATACTGGCGGCACCGCTACGCCCATGAGGACGCCCACCCGGAGGGCCGCTGCTGCTGA
- a CDS encoding ferritin has protein sequence MSINEKFQEAVNKQVVAEHQASLIYSQLSYEMDRLSFLGMRDWFRAQADEERTHAQKFADHLLDREARVDLTDIEMPSLKIATPLDAFEAALAHEEKISEMIRNLARTADETGDLDSRQLINFFLTEQIEEESTVNDIIDWIKTVGNDGSGLLRIDAKLGGRAE, from the coding sequence ATGAGCATCAACGAGAAGTTCCAGGAAGCCGTCAACAAGCAGGTCGTCGCCGAGCACCAGGCGTCCCTCATCTACTCCCAGCTGTCCTACGAGATGGACCGCCTGTCCTTCCTCGGCATGCGGGACTGGTTCCGCGCCCAGGCCGACGAGGAGCGCACCCACGCCCAGAAGTTCGCCGACCACCTCCTCGACCGCGAGGCCCGCGTGGACCTCACCGACATCGAGATGCCGTCCCTGAAGATCGCCACCCCACTGGACGCCTTCGAGGCCGCCCTCGCCCACGAGGAGAAGATCTCCGAGATGATCCGCAACCTCGCCCGCACCGCGGACGAGACCGGTGATCTCGACTCCCGCCAGCTGATCAACTTCTTCCTCACCGAGCAGATCGAGGAGGAATCCACCGTCAACGACATCATCGACTGGATCAAGACCGTCGGCAACGACGGCTCCGGCCTGCTGCGCATCGACGCCAAGCTGGGTGGCCGCGCCGAGTAG
- a CDS encoding FUSC family protein, with product MKGSAAVAENTPRFGGHRHSATARLRLHPENQVATRLAAAAVVAAVVGSFINESRFYWALIGAFTVFNSTNTTREQIVKSVTRVVGTFVGIIIGAGLAHAIGMSVWAVPVICLVMAVGISLAKVDYFFCALGITISVSLMYEQLGTFTDMLLVTRLVETLVGVLCATAASLLIFPVRTGRAVTVGWDAFLESMDNLLDATERALAGTPEEQKAARGGIPQEIRNMENARFQVTAAANAVPGWMPVPASLRYPATTYERASQVTRLVVVDILGPGVQQDYREEVLGELRESRHRLEGYFSGPRDDDAAGPGSTVGQASPTVDGSAPEAPADGRTLATFSHLGILRTAVDDLGRPHLTPTRAA from the coding sequence GTGAAGGGGTCCGCGGCCGTCGCGGAGAACACCCCACGGTTCGGCGGCCACCGGCACTCCGCCACCGCCCGGCTCCGCCTCCACCCGGAGAACCAGGTCGCCACCCGGCTGGCGGCGGCCGCGGTCGTCGCCGCCGTCGTCGGCTCATTCATCAACGAATCACGGTTCTACTGGGCGCTCATCGGCGCCTTCACCGTCTTCAACTCGACGAACACCACCCGGGAACAGATCGTGAAGTCGGTGACCCGTGTGGTCGGGACCTTCGTCGGCATCATCATCGGCGCCGGTCTCGCCCACGCCATCGGCATGAGCGTGTGGGCGGTGCCCGTCATCTGCCTGGTGATGGCCGTCGGCATCAGTCTGGCGAAGGTCGACTACTTCTTCTGTGCCCTGGGCATCACGATCTCCGTGTCACTGATGTACGAGCAGCTCGGCACCTTCACGGACATGCTGCTGGTCACCCGGCTCGTCGAGACGTTGGTCGGCGTCCTGTGCGCGACCGCGGCGTCCCTGCTGATCTTCCCGGTCCGCACCGGCCGGGCGGTGACGGTCGGGTGGGACGCCTTCCTCGAATCCATGGACAACCTGCTGGACGCCACGGAACGTGCCCTGGCCGGCACCCCGGAGGAGCAGAAGGCTGCCCGGGGCGGGATCCCGCAGGAGATCCGGAACATGGAGAACGCCCGGTTCCAGGTGACCGCCGCCGCCAATGCGGTCCCCGGCTGGATGCCGGTCCCGGCGTCCCTGCGGTACCCGGCGACGACCTATGAACGCGCCTCGCAGGTGACGCGGCTCGTCGTCGTCGACATCCTCGGCCCCGGCGTGCAGCAGGACTACCGGGAGGAGGTGCTCGGTGAGCTCCGGGAGAGCCGTCACCGGCTGGAAGGGTACTTCTCCGGCCCCCGCGACGACGACGCTGCCGGCCCGGGCAGCACAGTCGGGCAGGCGTCGCCGACGGTGGACGGCTCCGCCCCCGAAGCACCCGCCGACGGCCGGACCCTCGCGACGTTCTCCCACCTCGGGATCCTGCGCACCGCCGTCGACGATCTCGGGCGCCCCCACCTCACCCCGACCCGGGCCGCCTGA
- the nrdH gene encoding glutaredoxin-like protein NrdH: protein MITVYTKPACVQCTATKKALDKAGVSYETVDISMDDEARDYVMALGHLQAPVVIAGDSHWSGFRPDRIKALAVAAA, encoded by the coding sequence ATGATCACCGTCTACACCAAGCCCGCCTGCGTCCAGTGCACCGCGACGAAGAAGGCCCTCGACAAGGCCGGCGTGAGCTACGAGACCGTGGACATCAGCATGGACGACGAGGCCCGTGACTACGTCATGGCGCTCGGTCACCTCCAGGCGCCCGTCGTCATCGCCGGTGACTCCCACTGGTCCGGCTTCCGGCCCGACCGGATCAAGGCGCTCGCCGTCGCCGCTGCCTGA
- a CDS encoding MarR family winged helix-turn-helix transcriptional regulator — protein sequence MTPTTPSAPPTDPVTAVARALTDISRGRTYPAPRLLSPTAATVVSTLQLTGPRRITDLAEIAGVTQPSMTSLVTTLEKSGLVRRDHDPSDRRAVLVSVTDEGAARSEAHVAGRTAALAELVAELPDTDLGVLQRALPALQRLAELNHGRLRTADSPST from the coding sequence ATGACCCCGACGACACCGTCCGCACCCCCGACCGACCCCGTCACGGCGGTCGCCCGGGCCCTCACCGACATCTCCCGCGGACGCACCTACCCGGCGCCGCGCCTGCTCAGCCCGACCGCGGCGACGGTGGTCTCCACTCTCCAGCTCACCGGACCCCGCCGAATCACGGATCTCGCGGAGATCGCGGGCGTCACCCAGCCCTCGATGACGAGTCTGGTCACCACCCTCGAAAAATCCGGCCTGGTCCGCCGCGACCACGACCCCTCCGACCGCCGGGCGGTGCTCGTCTCCGTCACCGACGAGGGTGCCGCCCGCTCCGAGGCGCACGTCGCCGGACGCACCGCCGCCCTCGCGGAGCTGGTCGCCGAACTGCCGGACACCGATCTGGGCGTCCTGCAGCGTGCCCTGCCGGCCCTGCAGCGGCTGGCGGAGCTCAACCACGGCCGGCTCAGAACCGCGGACTCCCCATCAACATAG
- a CDS encoding carboxylesterase/lipase family protein: MQDDRLTVSTTAGPVTGAAQSAPPGQAGETGTEAWYGVPYAAPPVGELRFRRPQPVSPRSEPLAATQWGHSPMQQPMSEAMGGVGDSPGSTPDIDEDCLTLNIVRPAGEAGETASGLPVMVWIYGGAFTVGASRNYDGRHLAERGDVVVVTVNYRVGPWGFLDFSALSTSDGPVFESNTGLHDQIAALTWIRDNIAAFGGDPDNVTVFGESAGGSSVLALMCMPDARGLFHRVIAESPAVAGTGAASQERWARRFAELLAPDAATDADLGRALLSATQDELLATVGKLAGVGAVEAPGTVLYGPCIDGESLPEPVLRTFASGRQARVPLIIGTNEHEGLLFLVGAQKSGAEILPVYPDTVRRHLGEKPAVPDLLATYPGFPDPVEAARVGGDLLFWYPATVVADAHGAVAPTWAYRFDYVSQDPRFGALGATHGQEIPYVFGRIRAVLAAEGAGGTGEADRDIAFSEQVMDRWLAFARDGVPDAAWPVYRAADRTVQVLDEECVLQQDPLGERRAAWAAVFGG; this comes from the coding sequence ATGCAGGATGACCGACTGACCGTCAGCACGACCGCAGGGCCGGTGACCGGCGCGGCCCAGTCGGCCCCGCCAGGCCAGGCGGGCGAGACGGGCACGGAGGCCTGGTACGGGGTGCCCTACGCCGCCCCGCCGGTCGGGGAGCTGCGGTTCCGTCGGCCACAGCCCGTGTCGCCCCGGAGCGAACCCCTGGCGGCCACGCAGTGGGGTCACTCGCCGATGCAGCAGCCGATGTCGGAGGCCATGGGCGGGGTCGGCGACAGTCCGGGGAGCACTCCCGACATCGACGAGGACTGCCTGACCCTCAACATTGTCCGACCGGCCGGCGAGGCCGGGGAGACGGCGTCCGGTCTGCCTGTCATGGTGTGGATCTACGGTGGGGCGTTCACGGTCGGGGCGTCCCGCAACTACGACGGACGCCACCTGGCGGAGCGCGGCGACGTCGTCGTGGTGACGGTGAACTACCGTGTCGGCCCGTGGGGGTTCCTCGACTTCTCGGCGCTGTCCACCTCCGACGGGCCGGTGTTCGAGTCGAACACCGGGCTCCACGACCAGATCGCCGCGCTCACCTGGATCCGTGACAACATCGCGGCCTTCGGCGGGGATCCGGACAACGTGACCGTGTTCGGGGAGTCGGCCGGCGGCTCGTCGGTGCTCGCGCTGATGTGCATGCCTGACGCGCGGGGACTGTTCCACCGCGTCATCGCCGAATCACCGGCGGTGGCGGGCACCGGGGCGGCGTCCCAGGAGCGCTGGGCGCGACGGTTCGCCGAACTTCTCGCGCCGGACGCCGCCACCGACGCCGATCTCGGCCGGGCACTGCTGTCGGCCACGCAGGACGAGCTGCTCGCCACGGTCGGGAAGCTGGCCGGTGTCGGTGCCGTCGAGGCGCCGGGGACCGTCCTCTACGGCCCGTGCATCGACGGGGAGTCCCTGCCGGAGCCGGTTCTCCGGACCTTCGCGTCGGGACGGCAGGCCCGGGTGCCGCTCATCATCGGGACGAATGAGCATGAGGGCCTGCTGTTCCTCGTCGGGGCGCAGAAGTCCGGGGCGGAGATCCTGCCGGTGTATCCGGACACGGTCCGCCGGCACCTGGGGGAGAAGCCGGCGGTGCCGGACCTGCTGGCCACCTACCCGGGCTTCCCGGATCCGGTGGAGGCCGCGCGCGTCGGTGGTGACCTGTTGTTCTGGTACCCGGCCACCGTCGTGGCGGACGCCCATGGTGCGGTGGCGCCCACCTGGGCCTACCGGTTCGACTATGTGTCGCAGGATCCGCGGTTCGGTGCGCTGGGTGCGACCCACGGCCAGGAGATCCCGTACGTCTTCGGCCGGATCCGTGCGGTGCTGGCGGCGGAAGGCGCCGGCGGCACGGGGGAGGCCGACCGTGACATCGCCTTCTCGGAGCAGGTGATGGACCGGTGGCTCGCCTTCGCCCGGGACGGGGTTCCGGACGCCGCCTGGCCGGTCTACCGTGCGGCGGACCGGACCGTGCAGGTGCTCGATGAGGAGTGTGTGCTGCAGCAGGATCCGCTGGGGGAGCGCCGGGCGGCCTGGGCCGCGGTCTTCGGCGGGTAG
- the ykgO gene encoding type B 50S ribosomal protein L36, whose translation MKVRKSLRSLKNKPGAQVVRRHGKVYVINKRDPRFKARQG comes from the coding sequence ATGAAGGTCCGCAAGTCCCTTCGGTCGCTGAAGAACAAGCCGGGCGCCCAGGTCGTTCGTCGCCACGGTAAGGTCTACGTGATCAACAAGCGGGATCCCCGGTTCAAGGCCCGCCAGGGCTAG
- the nrdI gene encoding class Ib ribonucleoside-diphosphate reductase assembly flavoprotein NrdI, which translates to MFVVYFSSATQNTRRFVDKLGLRSARIPLHRRDEPLVVDEPYVLICPTYGGGASISGDLSRPVPKQVIRFLNNGHNRSLIRGVIASGNLNFGADFGKAGDVISAKCGVPYLYRFELMGTPGDVARVQEGLAEFEDALRADAAWEEPVT; encoded by the coding sequence GTGTTTGTCGTCTATTTCTCGTCGGCAACGCAGAACACCCGTCGTTTCGTCGACAAGCTGGGACTGCGGTCAGCCCGCATCCCGCTGCACCGGCGCGACGAGCCGCTCGTCGTCGACGAACCCTACGTCCTGATCTGCCCGACCTACGGCGGCGGTGCCTCGATCTCCGGGGACCTGTCGCGGCCGGTGCCGAAACAGGTGATCCGGTTCCTCAACAACGGGCACAACCGGTCGCTCATCCGGGGCGTCATCGCCTCCGGGAACCTCAACTTCGGCGCGGACTTCGGGAAGGCCGGCGACGTCATCTCCGCGAAGTGCGGTGTGCCGTACCTCTACCGGTTCGAGCTGATGGGAACCCCCGGTGATGTCGCCCGGGTGCAGGAGGGCCTCGCCGAGTTCGAGGACGCCCTGCGCGCCGATGCCGCATGGGAGGAACCTGTGACGTGA
- the nrdE gene encoding class 1b ribonucleoside-diphosphate reductase subunit alpha, which yields MTTDLGKSVAEPVQQADQLDYHALNAMLNLYDADGNIQFDKDREAANQYFLQHVNQNTVYFHDLEEKIGYLVDNEYYDKAVLDKYDFEFIKALFKQAYAHKFRFKTFLGAFKYYTSYTLKTFDGRRYLERYEDRVCMVALGLADGDEKIASRLVDEIIGGRFQPATPTFLNIGKAQRGEPVSCFLLRIEDNMESIGRSINSALQLSKRGGGVALLLSNIREVGAPIKHIENQSSGVIPVMKLLEDSFSYANQLGARQGAGAVYLHAHHPDILRFLDTKRENADEKIRIKTLSLGVVIPDITFELAKRNDDMYLFSPYDVERIYGRPFADVSVTEHYDEMVEDPRIRKSKINARQFFQTLAEIQFESGYPYIMYEDTVNRANPIEGRITHSNLCSEILQVSTPSTFNDDLSYREVGHDISCNLGSLNIAAAVDSPDFPTTIETAIRGLTAVSDQTEIDSVPSIREGNDASHAIGLGQMNLHGFLGREHIYYGSQEALDFTNVYFAAVLYEALKASNAIARERGTRFGGFESSDYASGEFFDRYDPADFAPTTPRVRQIIDNSTIHVPTAADWAGLRADVMEFGLYNRNLQAVPPTGSISYINNSTSSIHPIASKIEIRKEGKIGRVYYPAPHMDNDNLEYFQDAYEIGYEKIIDTYAVATRYVDQGLSLTLFFPGDVTTRDINKAQIYAWRKGIKTLYYIRLRQTALAGTEVEGCVSCML from the coding sequence ATGACCACGGATCTCGGTAAGTCGGTTGCGGAGCCGGTCCAGCAGGCCGACCAGCTGGACTACCATGCGCTCAATGCGATGCTGAACCTGTACGACGCCGACGGCAACATCCAGTTCGACAAGGACCGTGAAGCGGCCAACCAGTACTTCCTGCAGCACGTCAACCAGAACACGGTCTACTTCCACGACCTCGAAGAGAAGATCGGCTACCTCGTCGACAACGAGTACTACGACAAAGCCGTGCTCGACAAGTACGACTTCGAGTTCATCAAGGCCCTGTTCAAGCAGGCCTACGCCCACAAGTTCCGGTTCAAGACGTTCCTCGGCGCGTTCAAGTACTACACCTCCTACACGCTGAAGACCTTCGACGGACGCCGCTACCTCGAGCGCTACGAGGACCGGGTGTGCATGGTCGCCCTCGGTCTGGCCGACGGCGACGAGAAGATCGCGTCGCGGCTGGTCGACGAGATCATCGGCGGCCGGTTCCAGCCGGCCACCCCGACGTTTTTGAACATCGGCAAGGCGCAGCGCGGTGAGCCCGTGTCGTGTTTCCTGCTGCGCATCGAGGACAACATGGAATCCATCGGCCGGTCGATCAACTCCGCCCTGCAGCTGAGTAAGCGCGGCGGCGGTGTCGCCCTGCTGCTGTCGAATATCCGTGAGGTCGGTGCGCCGATCAAGCACATCGAGAACCAGTCGTCGGGGGTGATCCCGGTGATGAAGCTGCTGGAGGACTCGTTCTCGTACGCCAACCAGCTCGGTGCCCGGCAGGGTGCGGGTGCGGTGTACCTGCACGCCCACCACCCGGACATCCTGCGGTTCCTGGACACCAAGCGGGAGAACGCCGACGAGAAGATCCGCATCAAGACCCTGTCGCTGGGTGTGGTGATCCCGGACATCACCTTCGAGCTGGCCAAGCGCAACGACGACATGTACCTGTTCAGCCCCTACGATGTGGAGCGGATCTACGGCAGGCCGTTCGCCGACGTGAGCGTGACCGAGCACTATGACGAGATGGTCGAGGACCCGCGGATCCGCAAGTCGAAGATCAATGCCCGCCAGTTCTTCCAGACGCTCGCGGAGATCCAGTTCGAGTCCGGGTACCCGTACATCATGTACGAGGACACGGTGAACCGTGCCAACCCGATCGAGGGACGGATCACCCACTCGAACCTGTGCAGTGAGATCCTGCAGGTCTCCACGCCGAGCACGTTCAACGATGATCTGTCGTACCGGGAGGTCGGCCACGACATCTCCTGCAACCTGGGCTCGTTGAACATTGCGGCGGCGGTGGATTCCCCGGACTTCCCGACGACCATCGAGACCGCGATCCGCGGGTTGACCGCCGTGTCGGATCAGACGGAGATCGATTCGGTCCCGTCGATCCGGGAGGGCAACGACGCCTCCCACGCGATCGGGCTGGGCCAGATGAACCTGCACGGTTTCCTCGGCCGGGAGCACATCTACTACGGCAGCCAGGAGGCCCTGGATTTCACGAACGTGTACTTCGCCGCGGTGCTGTATGAGGCGTTGAAGGCGTCGAATGCGATCGCGCGGGAGCGGGGCACCCGGTTCGGCGGGTTCGAGTCCTCGGACTACGCGTCGGGGGAGTTCTTCGACCGGTACGATCCGGCGGATTTCGCGCCGACGACGCCGCGGGTGCGGCAGATCATCGACAACTCGACGATCCACGTGCCGACCGCCGCGGACTGGGCGGGGTTGCGCGCTGATGTGATGGAGTTCGGGTTGTACAACCGGAATCTGCAGGCGGTGCCGCCGACGGGGTCGATTTCGTACATCAACAATTCGACGTCGTCGATCCACCCGATCGCGTCGAAGATCGAGATCCGTAAGGAAGGCAAGATCGGCCGGGTGTACTACCCGGCGCCGCACATGGACAACGACAATCTGGAGTACTTCCAGGATGCCTATGAGATCGGGTACGAGAAGATCATCGACACGTATGCGGTGGCGACGAGGTATGTGGATCAGGGGTTGTCGTTGACGTTGTTCTTCCCCGGGGATGTGACGACGAGGGACATCAACAAGGCGCAGATCTATGCGTGGCGTAAGGGGATCAAGACGCTGTACTACATCCGCCTGCGGCAGACGGCGTTGGCCGGGACCGAGGTTGAGGGGTGCGTGTCCTGCATGCTGTAG